TCTACTAGATTCTGATCAAAGAGACTTGGTGAATCTGTCAAAAGCAGCCTGTCCCTCAGGTGTTCTCTTATAAACACCTGCATCTTCCAGAACATGCATGAATACTTCTCCAATCTCATTCTGAACAATCTCATCAATATTGCTCTCATTGATCACATCATATTTCTTGCTAAACTCATCTACCCAGTCGGCATGCTTCTCAAGAACCTCGTCAGCTCTAAGATCAGCGCCTGCAAGCATAGCTTTTTTGAGCTGTGCCATCTCTGATTTGAGTCTGGCAGGAAGAACAGCAAGCCCCATTACTTCTATAAGTCCAATGTTCTCTTTCTTAATATGATGAAGCTGAGCATGAGGATGATAAACTCCAAGAGGATGTTCCTCAGTTGTAATGTTATTCCTCAGAACCAGGTCAAGCTCATACTTATCTCCACGCTTTCTGGCAATAGGTGTAATTGTGTTGTGAGGAGTTCCATCGGTCTCAGCAAACACAAATGCAGCCTCGTCAGTATAACCTCTCCACTTATTAAGGATCACGTCAGCAAGTTCAATGATCCTATCCGTATCAGTACCTGAAAGTCTGATAACCGACATAGGCCATTTAACAATTCCACTCTCTACATCCTCAAAGCCCTTGACTGTGAATGTTCTCTCTACTGGAGCCTTAGCCATTGCAAAGGTGTAATGACCGCCCTGGAAATGGTCATGGCTTAAAATAGAACCTCCAACTATCGGAAGATCTGCATTGGATCCGACAAAATAGTGAGGAAATGCCTTAACAAAATCAAATAGCTTACAGAAGGTATTGTGCTCAATCTTCATAGGAATGTGCTGTGAATTGAATACAATACAGTGCTCATTATAGTAAACATATGGAGAATACTGAAATCCCCATTTGGAATTCTGGATAGTTACAGGAATGATCCTGTGATTCTCTCTGGAAGGATGATCTAATCTTCCTGAATACCCCTCATTCTCCCAGCACAGCTGACACTTAGGGTATCCACTCTGCTTGGCATTTCTGGCAGCTGCGATAGCCTTAGGATCCTTCTCAGGCTTGGAAAGATTAATAGTAATGTCAAGATCACCGTATTCTGTTGGTGCTATCCACTTCATATCCTTGGCAATACGATATCTGCGTATATAATCACTGTTCTTGGAAAGATTATAGTAGTAATAGGTTGCAGCCTCAGGGCTCTCTTTATACTTCTCATTAAATTTCCTGATAACAGCGCTTGGTCTTTCTACAAAGTGTCCCATCAGTCTGGTATCAAATAGATCTCTGTAAACTACACTGTCATTCTCGATTAGTCCATTTGCAGCGGCATAATCATCAAGCTCTCCAAGAACCTTCTCCAGATAATTTCCAAGTTCTGCTTCATCTCCCGGAACCTCTGCGACAAGCTTCTCAATATCTGTTATCTCTGCCTCTACGCTATCGAGTCCCAGCTCAATCAAAAGAGAATTAACTGTATAAATGATATCCTCTTTCTCTATAAGTCCTGTTGCCAGTCCATATGCTACAAGTTTCTTAATTGCTACATTTATATCTGTCATAGCCATTTCACTCCTAAATCCTGATCAGATTTCCTGTGGGCCGCCACCGATTTCTACAGTATAGAAGGTTGCTTCATAACCAATCTTCTTAAGGTAGTTTTCTCCAACAATTCTCTTAAAGTCTTCAACAGCTTCATCCTTGACTATAGAAACTGTGCATCCGCCGAATCCGCCGCCTGTCATTCTGGAGCCGATAACTCCCGGAATCTTCCAGGCTTCCTCAGCAAGTGTATCAAGCTCAACACCTGTTACATCATAATCATCACGAAGAGATTCATGTGACTGTCTCATAAGCTCACCAAAGTGCTCGATATCTCCTGCCTTAAGTGCCTTAACAGCTTCAATTGTACGCTGGTTCTCATAAACAGCGTGCTTAGCTTTCTTCTGCATATCAGGATCTGTGAGAACATCCTTATGAGCCTCAAACTCTTCTATTGAAAGATCTCCAAGTCCCTTTATATCTACAGTTTTCTGAAGAATTGCAAGCGCTTCTTCGCACATGCTGCGTCTTGCATTGTACTGTGAATCAGTAAGCTTGTGCTTCTTATTAGTATTAGCTATTACAATCTTGGCTCCATCAAGCTTGATAGGAGCATATTCATATGACAAAT
The sequence above is a segment of the Butyrivibrio proteoclasticus B316 genome. Coding sequences within it:
- the galT gene encoding UDP-glucose--hexose-1-phosphate uridylyltransferase codes for the protein MAMTDINVAIKKLVAYGLATGLIEKEDIIYTVNSLLIELGLDSVEAEITDIEKLVAEVPGDEAELGNYLEKVLGELDDYAAANGLIENDSVVYRDLFDTRLMGHFVERPSAVIRKFNEKYKESPEAATYYYYNLSKNSDYIRRYRIAKDMKWIAPTEYGDLDITINLSKPEKDPKAIAAARNAKQSGYPKCQLCWENEGYSGRLDHPSRENHRIIPVTIQNSKWGFQYSPYVYYNEHCIVFNSQHIPMKIEHNTFCKLFDFVKAFPHYFVGSNADLPIVGGSILSHDHFQGGHYTFAMAKAPVERTFTVKGFEDVESGIVKWPMSVIRLSGTDTDRIIELADVILNKWRGYTDEAAFVFAETDGTPHNTITPIARKRGDKYELDLVLRNNITTEEHPLGVYHPHAQLHHIKKENIGLIEVMGLAVLPARLKSEMAQLKKAMLAGADLRADEVLEKHADWVDEFSKKYDVINESNIDEIVQNEIGEVFMHVLEDAGVYKRTPEGQAAFDRFTKSL